A single genomic interval of Acidimicrobiales bacterium harbors:
- a CDS encoding extracellular solute-binding protein, with product MTRRSALLVALAFGAAGLAACSGGESGAPTLVWYTNPDNGGQATLARECTEAADGAYRIETEILPNEADAQREQLVRRLAAGDSSVDLMSLDPPFVAEFANAGYLLAITDPAAVEALTADVLEGPLETAFWEDELVATPFWANTQLLWYRQSVAEEAGVDPAADDLTWDDLIDAAEATDRRIGVQARRYEGYMVWINALVASSGGTIVEDADRGADATPSMASPAGDRAAEVVDRLAHSSAAPGDITTAGEEEARSLFQSDAGGFMVNWPYVYAAAKGEVDSGALDQSVFDDIAWARYPRTDPDRPSAPPLGGINLGIGNFTQHPEEAIDAVGCITSADNNAQYMVESGNPAARAAAYDDPEVRETFPMADLIRESIDEAAPRPITPYYGDVSTSVQRTWHPARSVRSPETPEETDQYMGEVLSGDRLL from the coding sequence GTGACCCGTCGTAGCGCACTGTTGGTCGCCCTCGCCTTCGGCGCGGCCGGGCTCGCGGCGTGCTCCGGCGGTGAGAGCGGCGCACCGACGCTCGTCTGGTACACGAACCCGGACAACGGCGGGCAGGCCACCCTCGCCCGGGAGTGCACCGAGGCCGCGGACGGCGCGTACCGGATCGAGACCGAGATCCTCCCGAACGAAGCGGACGCACAGCGCGAGCAGCTCGTGCGGCGTCTGGCTGCGGGCGATTCCTCGGTGGATCTGATGAGCCTCGATCCCCCGTTCGTCGCCGAGTTCGCCAACGCCGGGTACCTCCTGGCGATCACCGACCCGGCCGCCGTCGAGGCGCTCACCGCTGACGTGCTCGAGGGCCCGTTGGAGACCGCCTTCTGGGAGGACGAGCTGGTCGCGACCCCCTTCTGGGCCAACACCCAGCTGCTCTGGTACCGGCAGTCCGTCGCCGAGGAAGCCGGTGTCGATCCGGCTGCCGACGACCTCACCTGGGACGACCTGATCGACGCCGCCGAGGCCACCGACCGCCGCATCGGCGTGCAGGCCCGTCGCTACGAGGGCTACATGGTCTGGATCAACGCCCTGGTCGCCTCCTCCGGCGGGACCATCGTCGAGGATGCCGACCGGGGTGCCGACGCGACACCGTCGATGGCGTCGCCCGCCGGGGATCGGGCCGCCGAGGTGGTCGACCGCCTGGCCCACTCGTCCGCCGCACCGGGCGACATCACCACCGCCGGCGAGGAGGAGGCACGGTCGCTCTTCCAGAGCGATGCCGGTGGCTTCATGGTGAACTGGCCCTACGTCTACGCCGCGGCAAAGGGCGAGGTCGACAGCGGAGCGCTGGACCAGAGCGTGTTCGACGACATCGCCTGGGCCCGGTACCCGCGCACCGATCCCGACCGCCCGAGCGCCCCGCCCCTCGGCGGCATCAACCTCGGCATCGGCAACTTCACCCAACACCCCGAAGAGGCCATCGACGCGGTCGGGTGCATCACCTCGGCCGACAACAACGCCCAGTACATGGTCGAGTCCGGCAACCCCGCGGCCCGCGCCGCCGCCTACGACGATCCCGAGGTGCGGGAGACGTTCCCGATGGCCGACCTCATCCGTGAGTCCATCGACGAGGCCGCGCCCCGGCCCATCACGCCGTACTACGGCGACGTGTCGACGTCGGTCCAGCGCACGTGGCACCCGGCCCGCTCGGTCCGGTCACCCGAGACGCCCGAAGAGACCGATCAGTACATGGGCGAGGTGCTGAGCGGGGATCGACTCCTGTGA
- a CDS encoding DUF1269 domain-containing protein, whose translation MPIDTFFAFFATYDDVEDAKADYDAVKALHVEVDLIDAYDAAVIEHPIDGKVRIVAKHETPTRVGGVLGGGVGLATGLVLVLFPAAAIGTGLLAGTTAGGALLGALAGHAAAGMSRKDLKEVGEHLDAGTAGLVVVAVSDMQSKVERALARAKKVEAKQVKADAEAIERDATES comes from the coding sequence GTGCCCATCGACACCTTCTTCGCATTCTTCGCCACGTACGACGACGTCGAGGACGCCAAGGCCGACTACGACGCGGTCAAGGCCCTGCACGTCGAGGTCGACCTGATCGACGCCTACGACGCCGCCGTCATCGAGCACCCGATCGACGGCAAGGTCCGCATCGTGGCCAAGCACGAGACCCCGACGCGGGTGGGCGGGGTGCTCGGCGGCGGCGTGGGCCTCGCCACCGGCCTCGTGCTCGTCCTCTTCCCGGCCGCCGCCATCGGCACGGGGTTGCTGGCGGGGACGACCGCCGGCGGCGCACTGCTCGGCGCACTGGCCGGCCATGCCGCCGCGGGCATGAGCCGCAAGGACCTGAAGGAGGTGGGCGAGCACCTCGACGCCGGGACGGCTGGCCTCGTGGTCGTCGCGGTGTCCGACATGCAGTCCAAGGTCGAGCGGGCGCTGGCCCGGGCCAAGAAGGTCGAGGCCAAGCAGGTGAAGGCCGATGCCGAGGCGATCGAGCGGGACGCCACCGAGTCGTGA
- a CDS encoding amidase yields MTSAETSAAVRTSHAFDDELAAFDGVATAEAVRSGALSAAEVVGAAIERARRVEPELHALVVDDFERARSAAAEGRGGAFAGVPTVIKDMTDVAGLPTRNGSAAFSRVGPATETGDLAAQLFDMGMIGLGKSTLPEFGFIPCTEFPDTEPTRNPWNLDRSTGGSSGGSAALVAAGVVPIAHGADGGGSIRIPAACCGLVGLKATRGRLARPPESRLMPVDVEVEGVVSRTVRDTALFFAEAEKRHWSRRLPPLGHVTRPLARSLRIGTVIDSPSGYEVDAPTRMAFERTVELLEGLGHSVRPVEFPVGRQFADDFIHYWSSLAYAVSVQGHRLFDPAFDRSQLTQLTQGLAARFRANLRQTPGAVYRLRRSTARYADAFDGLDLVLTPTVATIAPEIGHLAMDLPFDVVFPRAEAWVGYTPLANATGAPALSLPLHHDDETNLPVGVMFSAAHGQDRLLLELALQLEEAAPWPTLGHPGGA; encoded by the coding sequence GTGACGTCGGCCGAGACCTCCGCAGCGGTGCGGACGTCCCACGCGTTCGACGACGAGCTGGCCGCCTTCGACGGCGTCGCCACCGCCGAGGCGGTCCGCTCGGGCGCGCTGTCCGCAGCCGAGGTGGTCGGCGCTGCGATCGAGCGCGCCCGTCGCGTCGAGCCGGAGCTCCACGCGCTCGTGGTCGACGACTTCGAGCGGGCGCGGTCCGCTGCTGCCGAAGGCCGGGGCGGAGCCTTCGCCGGGGTCCCGACGGTGATCAAGGACATGACCGACGTGGCCGGGCTCCCCACCCGCAACGGTTCGGCTGCCTTCTCGCGGGTGGGGCCCGCCACCGAGACGGGGGACCTCGCCGCGCAGCTCTTCGACATGGGCATGATCGGGCTCGGCAAGAGCACCCTGCCGGAGTTCGGCTTCATCCCCTGCACGGAGTTCCCCGACACCGAGCCCACCCGGAACCCGTGGAACCTCGACCGGTCGACCGGCGGCTCGTCCGGAGGCTCGGCCGCCCTGGTCGCCGCCGGGGTCGTCCCGATCGCCCATGGCGCCGATGGAGGCGGGTCGATCCGCATCCCGGCGGCCTGCTGTGGCCTGGTCGGTCTGAAGGCCACCCGCGGTCGCCTGGCCCGACCACCCGAGTCCCGCCTGATGCCGGTGGACGTCGAGGTCGAAGGGGTCGTCAGCCGCACGGTGCGCGACACCGCCCTCTTCTTCGCGGAGGCCGAGAAGCGCCACTGGAGCCGACGGCTCCCGCCGCTCGGCCACGTCACCCGCCCACTGGCTCGGTCGTTGCGCATCGGCACCGTGATCGACTCACCTTCGGGCTACGAGGTCGACGCGCCGACGCGGATGGCGTTCGAACGCACCGTGGAGCTCCTCGAGGGCCTCGGTCACTCCGTTCGACCCGTCGAGTTCCCGGTGGGACGCCAGTTCGCCGACGACTTCATCCACTACTGGTCCTCGCTGGCGTACGCCGTGTCGGTCCAGGGGCACCGGCTCTTCGACCCCGCCTTCGACCGGTCGCAGCTCACGCAGCTCACCCAGGGTCTCGCCGCCCGTTTCCGGGCCAACCTGCGCCAGACGCCGGGTGCGGTCTACCGCCTACGCCGGTCGACCGCCCGCTACGCCGATGCGTTCGACGGCCTCGACCTCGTCCTGACGCCCACGGTCGCGACGATCGCACCGGAGATCGGCCACCTCGCGATGGACCTGCCCTTCGACGTGGTCTTCCCCCGGGCCGAGGCGTGGGTCGGCTACACGCCGCTCGCCAATGCCACCGGTGCACCGGCCCTCAGCCTGCCGCTCCACCACGACGACGAAACGAACCTGCCCGTCGGCGTGATGTTCAGTGCCGCCCACGGCCAGGACCGCCTGCTCCTGGAGCTCGCACTCCAGCTCGAGGAGGCCGCGCCATGGCCTACCCTCGGCCATCCCGGAGGCGCCTGA
- a CDS encoding cardiolipin synthase B, which yields MSAVEDGRRPAPPIDRGDADPAARRFRRHLEGILGTPATEGNRIEILRNGDEIFPAMFEAIDAAERTIDFLTFVYWEGKVGEELANRLCARANEGVRVRVLLDALGARTMDRRLLDDMEDADVDVRWFRPLHRFRPLEVNHRTHRKVLVVDEAVGFTGGVGIADEWTGDARDDGEWRDTHFRVSGPAFDGLRAAFLDNWSETTPELFSDVDTFPEQPQQGSSVVQCVRGAAETGWSDIDILFRALVELAVHRVRIATAYFVPDAEIRRRLCAAADRGVEIEILLPGPHIDKRFVQLAGQGAYEELIGHGIDIWHFQPSMLHAKVMTVDGIVANIGSANLNARSVARDEEVNLVVLDPDVTAELDRQFDEDLERSTRIEPGRWEQRALTQRVAEAVLAPLRPQT from the coding sequence ATGAGCGCGGTCGAGGACGGGCGCCGTCCGGCGCCGCCGATCGACCGGGGCGACGCAGACCCCGCGGCCCGGCGCTTCCGCCGGCACCTCGAGGGGATCCTTGGCACACCCGCCACGGAGGGCAACCGCATCGAGATCCTGCGCAACGGTGACGAGATCTTCCCGGCGATGTTCGAGGCCATCGACGCCGCGGAGCGCACGATCGACTTCCTGACCTTCGTGTACTGGGAGGGGAAGGTCGGCGAGGAGCTGGCCAACCGCCTGTGTGCCCGAGCGAACGAGGGCGTCCGCGTGCGGGTCCTGCTCGACGCGCTGGGGGCGAGGACCATGGACCGCCGCCTCCTCGACGACATGGAGGATGCCGACGTCGACGTCCGTTGGTTCCGGCCACTCCACCGGTTCCGGCCCCTCGAGGTCAACCACCGCACCCACCGCAAGGTCCTGGTCGTCGACGAGGCCGTCGGATTCACCGGCGGGGTGGGCATCGCCGACGAGTGGACGGGTGACGCCCGGGACGACGGCGAGTGGCGGGACACCCACTTCCGCGTCAGCGGCCCCGCGTTCGACGGCCTCCGCGCCGCCTTCCTCGACAACTGGAGCGAGACGACACCCGAGCTCTTCAGTGACGTCGACACCTTCCCCGAGCAACCCCAGCAGGGCTCGTCGGTGGTGCAGTGCGTCCGGGGGGCGGCGGAGACGGGCTGGAGCGACATCGACATCCTCTTTCGAGCGCTCGTCGAGCTCGCGGTCCATCGCGTCCGCATCGCAACCGCCTACTTCGTGCCCGACGCCGAGATCCGCCGCCGCCTCTGCGCCGCGGCGGACCGGGGCGTCGAGATCGAGATCCTGCTGCCGGGGCCCCACATCGACAAGCGCTTCGTCCAGCTCGCCGGGCAGGGCGCCTATGAGGAGCTCATCGGGCACGGCATCGACATCTGGCACTTCCAGCCGTCGATGCTGCACGCCAAGGTCATGACGGTGGACGGCATCGTGGCCAACATCGGCTCCGCCAACCTGAACGCACGATCGGTGGCCCGCGACGAGGAGGTGAACCTCGTCGTGTTGGACCCCGACGTCACCGCCGAGCTGGACCGCCAGTTCGACGAGGACCTCGAGCGCAGCACGCGCATCGAGCCGGGGCGTTGGGAGCAGCGGGCGCTCACCCAGCGCGTCGCCGAAGCAGTGCTCGCGCCGCTGCGGCCGCAGACCTGA
- a CDS encoding SIMPL domain-containing protein gives MGDATGTAVTGPLVTVRGEAVAEVPPELAQVAVAVVARDRDRDRVVRDLDERARAVDAVLDRFADAVERVETDTVRVTPQFASSKPREKVSGYEGSVRRTVVVHRFEVLGDLLALLSGVELTTVTGPWWSLRPQSEAVRAVRVAAVHDAVRRAREYAGALGATLLTLEELADSDLLSAPEPRPMAVAGAAAQAFRGAPAPETFSFDLTPAPQVVHAAVEARFRATAPDLG, from the coding sequence ATGGGCGACGCCACCGGAACTGCCGTCACCGGGCCACTCGTGACCGTTCGAGGGGAGGCTGTCGCGGAGGTGCCGCCCGAGTTGGCGCAGGTCGCCGTCGCCGTCGTCGCCCGCGACCGTGACCGCGACCGGGTCGTGCGGGACCTCGACGAGCGCGCTCGCGCCGTCGACGCCGTGCTCGACCGGTTCGCCGACGCCGTCGAGCGGGTCGAGACCGACACGGTCCGGGTGACCCCGCAGTTCGCCTCCAGCAAGCCTCGGGAGAAGGTGTCCGGCTACGAGGGCAGCGTGCGGCGCACGGTCGTCGTCCACCGCTTCGAGGTCCTGGGCGACCTGCTGGCGCTGCTGAGCGGCGTCGAGCTCACGACGGTCACCGGCCCGTGGTGGTCGCTCCGCCCGCAGAGCGAGGCGGTGCGGGCCGTGCGGGTGGCGGCGGTCCACGACGCGGTCCGACGGGCCCGCGAGTACGCGGGTGCTTTGGGAGCGACGCTCCTGACCCTCGAGGAGTTGGCCGACAGCGATCTGCTGTCGGCGCCGGAGCCCCGGCCCATGGCGGTGGCCGGGGCGGCCGCGCAGGCGTTCCGGGGTGCGCCCGCCCCCGAGACGTTCTCGTTCGACCTCACCCCGGCGCCCCAGGTGGTCCACGCCGCCGTCGAGGCCCGCTTCCGCGCCACGGCTCCCGACCTCGGCTGA
- the glgX gene encoding glycogen debranching protein GlgX has protein sequence MEVWPGAPFPLGANHDGAGTNFSVFSEIADRVQLCLFDEDGTEEQVELVEVTAHCWHGYLPNVGPGQRYGYRVHGPWSPEEGKRANPAKLLVDPYATALDGELEWCDAVFPYRLDDPDGPPSDLDSAACMPKSVVTSPYFDWAEDRHPRTPWHETVVYEAHVKGLTRTHPDVPPALRGTYAGVGHPAVIEHLRSLGVTALELQPVHQFVSEHHLVERGLSNYWGYNSIAYLAPHAAYASTDQVGGAVHEFKQMVRSLHDAGIEVILDVVYNHTAEGNQMGPMLSLKGLDNAHYYRLSPEDQRYYVDYTGTGNTLNMRSPHVLQLIMDSLRYWVLEMHVDGFRFDLAATLARELHDVDRLAAFFDLIQQDPVINQVKLIAEPWDVGEGGYQVGNFPPLWSEWNGKYRDTVRDFWRGEGETLAELASRLSGSSDLYEDTGRRPYASVNFVTAHDGFTLNDLVSYDERHNEANGEDNNDGESHNRSWNCGVEGPTDDQEVLTLRRRQRRNLLATLFLSQGVPMLLSGDELGRTQGGNNNGYCQDNEVSWLDWEAVDEDLLAYTQRLSALRHDHPTFRRRRWFEGRTVEGRPVDIDWYRPDGRKMARADWDAGFARSVGVLLNGDAIAAPGPRGEQVVDDDFFVALNASDEALTVRLPRAARAGEWVAALDTCDERGDGNGRCVRPGDDVRVDARSVLLLRRPRAD, from the coding sequence GTGGAGGTCTGGCCGGGCGCCCCCTTCCCCCTGGGGGCGAACCACGACGGCGCGGGGACGAACTTCTCGGTCTTCTCGGAGATCGCGGATCGGGTGCAGCTGTGCCTGTTCGACGAGGACGGCACCGAGGAGCAGGTCGAGCTGGTCGAGGTGACGGCGCACTGCTGGCACGGGTACCTGCCGAACGTCGGGCCCGGCCAGCGGTACGGCTACCGCGTGCACGGTCCGTGGTCGCCCGAGGAGGGCAAGCGGGCGAACCCCGCCAAGTTGCTGGTCGATCCCTACGCCACGGCGCTCGACGGTGAGCTCGAGTGGTGCGACGCCGTCTTCCCGTACCGGCTCGACGACCCGGACGGGCCGCCCAGCGATCTCGACAGCGCCGCCTGCATGCCGAAGAGCGTGGTCACCAGCCCCTACTTCGACTGGGCCGAGGACCGGCACCCCCGCACACCCTGGCACGAGACCGTGGTCTACGAGGCGCACGTGAAGGGGCTGACCCGCACGCACCCCGACGTCCCGCCCGCGTTGCGGGGCACGTATGCCGGCGTGGGCCACCCTGCGGTGATCGAGCACCTGCGCTCGCTCGGGGTGACCGCCCTCGAGCTGCAGCCGGTCCACCAGTTCGTGAGCGAGCACCACCTCGTCGAGCGCGGGCTCAGCAACTACTGGGGCTACAACTCGATCGCCTACCTCGCCCCCCATGCGGCGTACGCCAGCACCGACCAGGTCGGGGGAGCGGTGCACGAGTTCAAGCAGATGGTGCGCTCCCTCCACGACGCCGGCATCGAGGTGATCCTCGACGTCGTCTACAACCACACCGCCGAGGGCAACCAGATGGGCCCCATGCTCTCCCTCAAGGGACTGGACAACGCCCACTACTACCGGCTCAGTCCCGAGGACCAGCGGTACTACGTCGACTACACGGGCACGGGAAACACGCTCAACATGCGGAGCCCCCACGTGCTGCAGCTGATCATGGACAGCCTGCGGTACTGGGTGCTCGAGATGCACGTGGACGGTTTCCGGTTCGACCTGGCGGCGACGCTGGCACGCGAGCTCCACGACGTCGATCGGCTCGCCGCCTTCTTCGACCTCATCCAGCAGGACCCCGTCATCAACCAGGTGAAGCTGATCGCCGAGCCGTGGGACGTGGGTGAGGGCGGCTACCAGGTGGGGAACTTCCCGCCGCTGTGGTCGGAGTGGAACGGCAAGTACCGCGACACGGTCCGTGACTTCTGGCGGGGTGAGGGCGAGACGCTCGCCGAGTTGGCCTCCCGGCTCTCGGGCAGCTCGGACCTGTACGAGGACACCGGCCGGCGCCCCTACGCCTCGGTCAACTTCGTCACCGCCCACGACGGCTTCACCCTGAACGACCTCGTCTCCTACGACGAGCGCCACAACGAGGCCAACGGGGAGGACAACAACGACGGCGAGTCCCACAACCGGTCGTGGAACTGCGGGGTCGAGGGCCCCACCGACGACCAAGAGGTCCTCACGTTGCGGCGGCGGCAGCGCCGGAACCTCCTCGCCACGCTGTTCCTGTCCCAGGGCGTGCCCATGCTGTTGTCCGGTGACGAGCTCGGCCGGACCCAGGGCGGCAACAACAACGGGTACTGCCAGGACAACGAGGTGTCGTGGCTCGACTGGGAGGCCGTCGACGAGGACTTGCTCGCGTACACGCAGCGGCTGTCGGCGCTCCGCCACGACCACCCGACCTTCCGCCGCCGGCGGTGGTTCGAGGGCCGCACCGTCGAGGGGCGCCCCGTCGACATCGACTGGTACCGACCGGACGGTCGCAAGATGGCGCGAGCGGACTGGGACGCCGGGTTCGCTCGGTCCGTGGGTGTCCTCTTGAACGGCGATGCCATCGCTGCGCCGGGCCCGCGTGGCGAGCAGGTGGTCGACGACGACTTCTTCGTGGCCCTGAACGCGTCCGACGAGGCCCTCACGGTGCGACTGCCGCGGGCGGCGCGTGCCGGAGAGTGGGTCGCGGCGCTGGACACCTGCGACGAGCGGGGCGACGGGAACGGGCGCTGCGTGCGGCCCGGGGACGACGTGCGCGTCGACGCCCGCTCCGTCCTGCTCCTGCGTCGGCCGCGGGCCGACTGA
- the treY gene encoding malto-oligosyltrehalose synthase gives MPRDPEPAATYRLQLGPDRDLDGAAALVPYLAALGVSHLYLSPLFEAVPGSTHGYDVTDPTRVRAELGGRPALDRLRAVLDDHRMGLLLDIVPNHQAAHADNPMWWSLLRDGPEGPAGAVFDVDWRGGPEHPAGTMLLPVLGEPLEEAVASGALRVDTHGGEVVLRHHRQRFPLRPGSAPVGSDPDAMLCSLEQQWYRLADWRTHADEVSHRRFFDVDDLVGVRVEDADVFERTHALVIDLVRSGVVQGLRVDHIDGLADPAGYLERLAAATDGVWVVVEKILEHGERLPPGWLVDGTTGYEVGALISDLLHDPQGASGLEALFAEVTGSDRRWPDEVTRGKQDVLDRLFRPEHRRLTRLATAALGVVDEAAVSDAIGALVVGLDRYRTYPPPSGPMSAAEAGVLLAAADRARATAVDRATCIDELAALLVDGGGDAAGLELRRRYNQATGAVTAKGVEDTALYRWAALPGAGDVGAPPHPLGRSLSEFHAGAERSTSWPGGLVATSTHDSKRSEDARARLAVLGEVGEEWSTVVRRWFGRLAEYPPGEGAPPDALAALVLVQTLVGGWPLDEERAQGHLAKSMREAKLATSWTDPDERYERAVEAMVAAAFGDRALMAEAASFVERLEVPSRVNSLAEVLLKMTLPGIPDLYQGNELWRHDLTDPDNRRPVDFERRRELLDGVRSAGAGSLWPDDGSGRAKLWLCWRALQVRGRHPDAFIGRYAALPVEGEAADHLVAFVRGDQVVTVVPRFPVRLERDGGWRGTTIRLPAGRWADGLDEIDGTDHDGVVAVAELLRSFPVALLVRRPGPAAG, from the coding sequence GTGCCGCGCGACCCCGAACCCGCCGCGACGTACCGCCTGCAGCTCGGGCCCGATCGGGACCTGGACGGCGCGGCCGCCCTCGTGCCCTACCTCGCGGCCCTGGGCGTCAGCCACCTCTACCTGTCGCCGCTCTTCGAGGCGGTGCCGGGCAGCACCCACGGCTACGACGTGACCGACCCCACCCGGGTGCGTGCCGAGCTCGGCGGCCGGCCCGCGCTCGACCGGTTGCGCGCGGTGCTGGACGACCATCGGATGGGCCTCCTCCTCGACATCGTTCCGAACCACCAGGCGGCCCATGCGGACAACCCGATGTGGTGGTCCCTGCTCCGGGACGGGCCGGAGGGGCCCGCCGGCGCGGTCTTCGACGTCGACTGGCGGGGCGGGCCGGAGCACCCCGCGGGCACGATGCTGCTGCCGGTGCTCGGCGAGCCGCTCGAGGAGGCGGTGGCGAGCGGGGCGCTGAGGGTCGACACGCACGGCGGCGAGGTGGTGCTCCGCCACCACCGCCAGCGGTTCCCCCTCCGACCGGGCTCCGCCCCGGTCGGGTCGGACCCGGACGCGATGCTCTGCTCGCTGGAGCAGCAGTGGTACCGGCTCGCGGACTGGCGCACGCACGCCGATGAGGTGTCCCACCGGCGGTTCTTCGACGTCGACGACCTCGTGGGCGTGCGGGTCGAGGACGCGGACGTGTTCGAGCGGACCCACGCGCTGGTCATCGACCTCGTTCGGAGCGGGGTCGTCCAGGGGCTGCGGGTCGACCACATCGACGGGCTGGCCGACCCCGCGGGCTACCTCGAGCGCCTGGCCGCCGCCACCGATGGCGTCTGGGTGGTGGTCGAGAAGATCCTCGAGCACGGGGAACGGCTCCCGCCGGGGTGGCTGGTCGACGGCACGACCGGCTACGAGGTCGGGGCGCTGATCTCCGACCTCCTCCACGATCCGCAAGGCGCGTCAGGACTCGAAGCTCTCTTCGCCGAGGTCACGGGTTCGGACCGTCGTTGGCCGGACGAGGTGACGCGAGGCAAGCAGGACGTGCTCGACCGGCTGTTCCGCCCGGAGCACCGCCGCCTCACCCGCCTCGCCACGGCGGCGTTGGGTGTGGTCGATGAAGCCGCCGTCTCCGACGCGATCGGCGCGCTCGTCGTCGGCCTGGACAGGTACCGCACGTATCCGCCGCCCAGCGGGCCGATGTCCGCCGCCGAGGCGGGAGTGCTCCTGGCCGCCGCCGACCGGGCCCGGGCGACGGCGGTCGATCGCGCCACCTGCATCGACGAGCTCGCGGCGCTGCTCGTGGACGGCGGCGGTGACGCTGCGGGGCTCGAGCTCCGCCGCCGGTACAACCAGGCGACCGGGGCGGTGACGGCCAAGGGGGTCGAGGACACCGCGTTGTACCGCTGGGCGGCCCTGCCCGGCGCCGGCGACGTCGGCGCTCCGCCCCACCCGTTGGGGCGGTCGCTGAGCGAGTTCCACGCGGGCGCCGAGCGGTCCACGTCCTGGCCCGGCGGGCTGGTGGCCACGTCGACCCACGACAGCAAGCGCAGCGAGGACGCCCGCGCCCGCCTCGCCGTGCTCGGTGAGGTGGGGGAGGAGTGGTCGACCGTCGTGCGGCGGTGGTTCGGGCGTCTGGCCGAGTACCCGCCCGGCGAGGGGGCGCCGCCGGACGCCCTCGCCGCCCTGGTGCTCGTCCAGACGCTGGTCGGCGGATGGCCGCTGGACGAGGAGCGGGCGCAGGGCCACCTCGCGAAGTCGATGCGCGAGGCGAAGCTGGCCACGTCGTGGACCGACCCGGACGAGCGGTACGAGCGGGCCGTGGAGGCCATGGTGGCCGCCGCCTTCGGGGATCGAGCCCTGATGGCCGAGGCGGCTTCCTTCGTGGAACGCCTGGAGGTGCCGTCCAGGGTGAACTCGCTCGCCGAGGTGCTCCTGAAGATGACACTGCCCGGGATCCCCGACCTGTACCAGGGCAACGAGCTCTGGCGTCACGACCTCACCGATCCTGACAACCGCCGACCGGTGGACTTCGAGCGGCGGCGCGAGCTGCTCGACGGTGTGCGCTCGGCAGGGGCGGGGTCTCTCTGGCCCGACGACGGTTCCGGCCGGGCCAAGCTCTGGCTGTGCTGGCGGGCGCTCCAGGTCCGTGGCCGCCACCCTGACGCCTTCATCGGACGGTACGCGGCACTCCCCGTGGAGGGGGAGGCGGCGGACCACCTGGTGGCCTTCGTCCGCGGGGATCAGGTGGTCACCGTCGTCCCTCGCTTCCCGGTCCGCCTGGAGCGCGACGGGGGTTGGCGCGGCACCACCATCCGACTGCCCGCCGGCCGGTGGGCGGACGGCCTCGACGAGATCGACGGAACGGACCATGACGGCGTCGTGGCGGTGGCGGAGCTGCTCCGCTCCTTCCCGGTGGCGCTGCTCGTGCGCCGGCCGGGACCTGCGGCCGGCTGA